From Halomicrobium salinisoli, the proteins below share one genomic window:
- a CDS encoding thiolase domain-containing protein has protein sequence MSDPRVAGASVTSFGEHPERTGRDLFAEAGLAALDRSGVPAGDVDALYYGNFMGEIAEHQGHQGPLMAEAVGLTVPATRYEAACASSGAAVRDAVRAIRNGEQEVVLVGGMERMTNVGTAAATDALAIAADDLYEVRAGMTFPAAYALMARSYFDEYGGTREDLAHVAVKNHEHALVNDNAQLRKEITVEEVLDAPMVAEPLGLYDACPITDGASAAVLTSAEYAERHDLDAPVAITGTGQDGDNLALQDRQSYAATPAAAGAVAEAYADAGVDADDVDFAEVHDCFTIAEVLAIESLGLYEPGEGITAAREGETTRHGETPINLSGGLKAKGHPVGATGVAQLVTIAKVLEGTHPRAEAVPAADVGVAHNAGGTAASATVHVFEVKA, from the coding sequence ATGTCAGACCCACGCGTTGCGGGGGCCAGCGTCACCTCGTTCGGGGAGCACCCCGAGCGGACCGGCCGCGACCTCTTCGCGGAGGCGGGCCTGGCGGCGCTGGACCGATCCGGCGTCCCCGCAGGCGACGTCGACGCCCTCTACTACGGCAACTTCATGGGCGAGATCGCGGAACACCAGGGCCACCAGGGCCCGCTGATGGCCGAGGCCGTCGGCCTGACCGTCCCGGCGACGCGCTACGAGGCCGCCTGCGCCTCGTCCGGCGCGGCCGTCCGCGACGCGGTGCGGGCGATCAGGAACGGCGAGCAGGAGGTCGTCCTCGTCGGCGGGATGGAACGGATGACCAACGTCGGGACGGCGGCGGCGACCGACGCGCTCGCCATCGCGGCCGACGACCTCTACGAGGTCCGCGCGGGGATGACCTTCCCCGCCGCCTACGCGCTGATGGCGCGGTCCTACTTCGACGAGTACGGCGGCACGCGCGAGGACCTCGCCCACGTCGCCGTCAAGAACCACGAGCACGCGCTCGTCAACGACAACGCCCAGCTACGGAAGGAGATCACCGTCGAGGAGGTGCTGGACGCGCCGATGGTGGCCGAGCCGCTCGGGCTGTACGACGCCTGCCCCATCACCGACGGGGCCTCGGCGGCCGTCCTGACCAGCGCCGAGTACGCCGAGCGCCACGACCTCGACGCGCCGGTCGCGATCACGGGCACCGGACAGGACGGCGACAACCTGGCGCTGCAGGACCGCCAGAGCTACGCCGCGACGCCGGCCGCCGCCGGGGCCGTCGCGGAGGCCTACGCCGACGCCGGCGTCGACGCCGACGACGTCGACTTCGCCGAGGTCCACGACTGCTTCACCATCGCCGAGGTGCTGGCCATCGAGTCGCTCGGTCTCTACGAACCCGGGGAGGGCATCACCGCGGCCCGGGAGGGCGAGACGACGCGTCACGGTGAGACCCCGATCAACCTCTCGGGCGGCCTCAAGGCCAAGGGCCACCCCGTCGGCGCGACCGGCGTCGCGCAGCTGGTGACCATCGCGAAGGTGCTGGAGGGGACCCATCCGCGCGCCGAGGCCGTCCCGGCCGCGGACGTCGGCGTCGCGCACAACGCCGGCGGCACCGCGGCGAGCGCGACCGTCCACGTCTTCGAGGTGAAAGCATGA
- a CDS encoding DUF5800 family protein — MTLLSFDEQGVDVVYEGTEFRLEKALIEDATGKSYPDVTDHEVLKLVEPEPNLSGEAQRIAEIVE, encoded by the coding sequence ATGACTCTCCTCTCTTTCGACGAGCAGGGCGTCGACGTGGTCTACGAGGGCACGGAGTTCCGCCTGGAGAAGGCGCTCATCGAGGACGCCACCGGCAAGTCCTACCCCGACGTCACCGACCACGAGGTGCTCAAGCTCGTCGAACCCGAACCGAACCTCTCCGGGGAGGCCCAGCGGATCGCCGAGATCGTCGAGTGA
- a CDS encoding polymer-forming cytoskeletal protein has product MSIGTDPLDRLVIPDGTTVEEHDLVTDGNVVVGGQSTVDFGVRGRSVIAGERVSFGGHIEAEGDCRLDMWCDVEEDVLVGEDAYVGERVHVGGELRVAGDLDIGDDVDIEEGFEANGWIVIRNPMPTVVFLFVYLSHLLRIGEEEAAEDVLTEVAGDDAEGDPVLIPRGARVGDDVWRVSTPAVVGDDCRLHGNLRAESLEVGRDNTVFGSLRAREDVVVGRGSEIKGDVTTRGGTVRVGPGAKVWGDVSADDVELHENATVDGTIRARGEVEMHTDEVLDRPDETAEAMIEMAEELEDGDAADDESDDGSDGDDAEAGAAEPSD; this is encoded by the coding sequence GTGTCGATAGGGACCGACCCGCTGGACCGGCTCGTCATCCCCGACGGGACCACCGTCGAGGAGCACGACCTGGTGACCGACGGGAACGTGGTCGTCGGGGGCCAGAGCACCGTCGACTTCGGCGTCCGCGGTCGGTCGGTCATCGCCGGCGAACGCGTCTCCTTCGGGGGCCACATCGAGGCCGAGGGAGACTGTCGGCTGGACATGTGGTGCGACGTCGAGGAGGACGTGCTCGTCGGCGAGGATGCCTACGTCGGCGAGCGCGTCCACGTCGGCGGCGAACTGCGGGTCGCCGGCGACCTGGACATCGGCGACGACGTGGACATCGAGGAGGGCTTCGAGGCCAACGGCTGGATCGTCATCCGCAACCCGATGCCCACCGTGGTCTTCCTGTTCGTCTACCTCTCGCACCTGCTGCGCATCGGCGAGGAGGAGGCCGCCGAGGACGTGCTGACGGAGGTCGCCGGCGACGACGCCGAGGGCGACCCCGTACTCATTCCGCGGGGCGCCCGCGTGGGCGACGACGTCTGGCGCGTCTCGACGCCGGCCGTCGTGGGCGACGACTGTCGCCTCCACGGCAACCTCCGCGCCGAGTCGCTGGAGGTCGGCCGGGACAACACCGTCTTCGGCAGCCTCCGGGCCCGAGAGGACGTCGTCGTCGGCCGCGGCTCCGAGATCAAGGGCGACGTCACCACCCGCGGCGGGACCGTCCGCGTCGGCCCCGGCGCCAAGGTCTGGGGCGACGTCTCCGCGGACGACGTCGAACTCCACGAGAACGCCACGGTCGACGGGACCATCCGCGCCCGCGGCGAGGTCGAGATGCACACCGACGAGGTCCTCGACCGCCCCGACGAGACGGCCGAGGCGATGATCGAGATGGCCGAGGAACTCGAGGACGGCGACGCCGCGGACGACGAGAGCGACGACGGGAGCGACGGCGACGACGCCGAAGCCGGCGCGGCGGAGCCGTCGGACTGA
- a CDS encoding redox-regulated ATPase YchF, whose amino-acid sequence MLSIALAGKPNAGKSTFYRAATESEVDVGNYPFTTIDPNRGVSHVRTDCPCLDREERCGNDNCRDGKRYVPVELLDVAGLVPGAHEGRGLGNQFLDELTNADVILNVVDASGATNEEGEPVEAGSHDPVEDVDFVEEEMDLWLASIVERNWESVERASRSPDFDIDEALTDMLTGVGATELDVARALRDLDYPEDPIAWEDEHREALASDIRRRTKPIVVVANKADVAPPENLERLQEAADLVVPATADGELGLRRAAEAGVVDYDPGDADFEIVGEVSDDQREGLEQIRDVMAEHGGTGLQTALDRAVYELLDQITVYPVQNESKWTDGQGNVLPDAHLLPSGSTPLDLAYDVHSDIGDAYLHAVDARENRRIAEDHELEEGDVIKIVSSN is encoded by the coding sequence ATGCTCTCTATCGCCCTGGCGGGCAAACCGAACGCCGGGAAGTCTACGTTCTACCGGGCGGCGACGGAGTCGGAGGTCGACGTCGGGAACTACCCGTTCACGACGATCGATCCGAACCGCGGCGTGAGCCACGTCCGGACCGACTGCCCCTGCCTGGACCGCGAGGAGCGCTGTGGCAACGACAACTGCCGGGACGGCAAGCGCTACGTGCCCGTCGAACTGCTGGACGTCGCCGGCCTCGTGCCGGGCGCCCACGAGGGGCGAGGGCTGGGCAACCAGTTCCTCGACGAACTGACCAACGCCGACGTCATCCTCAACGTCGTCGACGCCTCCGGCGCGACCAACGAGGAGGGCGAGCCCGTCGAGGCCGGCAGCCACGACCCCGTCGAGGACGTCGACTTCGTCGAGGAGGAGATGGACCTCTGGCTGGCCTCTATCGTCGAGCGCAACTGGGAGTCCGTCGAGCGCGCCTCCCGGTCGCCGGACTTCGACATCGACGAGGCGCTGACGGACATGCTGACCGGGGTCGGCGCGACGGAACTGGACGTGGCGCGGGCGCTTCGGGACCTCGACTACCCCGAGGACCCCATCGCCTGGGAGGACGAGCACCGCGAGGCGCTGGCCAGCGACATCCGCCGGCGGACCAAGCCCATCGTCGTCGTCGCGAACAAGGCCGACGTCGCGCCGCCGGAGAACCTCGAACGCCTGCAGGAGGCCGCCGACCTCGTCGTCCCCGCCACCGCGGACGGCGAACTCGGCCTCCGGCGGGCCGCAGAGGCCGGCGTCGTCGACTACGACCCCGGCGACGCGGACTTCGAGATCGTCGGCGAGGTCAGCGACGACCAGCGGGAGGGACTGGAGCAGATCCGCGATGTCATGGCCGAGCACGGCGGCACCGGTCTCCAGACCGCGCTGGACCGGGCCGTCTACGAACTGCTCGATCAGATCACGGTCTACCCCGTCCAGAACGAGTCGAAGTGGACCGACGGCCAGGGCAACGTGCTGCCCGACGCTCACCTGCTGCCCTCCGGGTCGACGCCGCTGGATCTGGCCTACGACGTCCACTCGGACATCGGCGACGCCTACCTCCACGCCGTCGACGCCAGGGAGAACCGCCGGATCGCCGAGGACCACGAACTCGAGGAAGGCGACGTGATCAAGATCGTCAGCTCGAACTGA
- a CDS encoding UbiA family prenyltransferase, with the protein MGLARHGAGPAADLRALASQVHPVFMLPAVSASLFGGLYAESFAPAVAAIHAVAVFCALYTAHVKDGYVDFYGRGEDEDHPLTEGGCRLALAGATTGFFAATLALVALVDVVAGLVTLPCWLIAYHHAPQLDTNPVTATVGYPSGIAVSLLGGYYVQATAFGPTVLGLAGVFLLTLSGIKVIDDATDYDYDRSIDKRTVAVVLGPLRARRLAYGLMATGMAAVVALAALFPGVPPSAALAAVAFGAVALIARDAGPELATMLLIRGAYVFLAVLLAAVWLRPLA; encoded by the coding sequence ATGGGACTCGCTCGCCACGGCGCCGGCCCCGCAGCCGACCTGCGGGCGCTGGCGTCGCAGGTCCACCCCGTGTTCATGCTCCCGGCGGTGTCGGCGTCGCTGTTCGGCGGGCTGTACGCCGAGTCGTTCGCGCCCGCGGTCGCGGCGATCCACGCCGTCGCCGTCTTCTGCGCGCTGTACACGGCCCACGTCAAGGACGGCTACGTCGACTTCTACGGTCGCGGCGAGGACGAGGACCACCCGCTGACCGAGGGCGGCTGCCGGCTCGCGCTGGCCGGCGCGACGACGGGCTTCTTCGCCGCGACGCTCGCGCTCGTGGCCCTCGTCGACGTCGTCGCCGGCCTCGTGACGCTGCCGTGCTGGCTGATCGCGTACCACCACGCGCCGCAGCTGGATACCAACCCCGTCACGGCGACGGTGGGCTACCCCAGCGGCATCGCCGTCTCGCTGCTCGGCGGGTACTACGTCCAGGCCACCGCGTTCGGGCCGACCGTCCTCGGCCTCGCCGGCGTGTTCCTGCTCACGCTGTCGGGCATCAAGGTCATCGACGACGCCACGGACTACGACTACGACCGCTCGATCGACAAGCGGACCGTCGCCGTCGTCCTGGGTCCGCTCCGGGCCCGACGGCTGGCCTACGGGCTCATGGCGACGGGGATGGCGGCCGTCGTCGCGCTGGCGGCGCTGTTCCCGGGCGTGCCGCCCTCCGCGGCGCTGGCCGCCGTCGCCTTCGGCGCCGTCGCGCTGATCGCCCGCGACGCCGGTCCGGAACTGGCGACGATGCTGCTGATCCGCGGCGCCTACGTCTTTCTGGCCGTCCTGCTGGCGGCGGTGTGGCTGCGGCCGCTGGCGTGA
- a CDS encoding winged helix-turn-helix domain-containing protein — protein sequence MEKALWYLLTATRGGANRARIIRALSEQPMNANELAEELDVGYKTVRHHLDVLVDHDVVEPGESDYAKLYFLTDRFERNWDTFEEITERID from the coding sequence ATGGAGAAGGCGCTCTGGTATCTGCTGACGGCGACGCGGGGTGGGGCGAACCGCGCGCGCATCATCCGCGCCCTCTCGGAGCAACCGATGAACGCCAACGAACTCGCCGAGGAACTGGACGTGGGGTACAAGACAGTGCGACACCACCTCGACGTGCTGGTCGACCACGACGTGGTGGAGCCGGGCGAGAGCGACTACGCGAAGCTGTACTTCCTGACCGACCGGTTCGAGCGCAACTGGGACACCTTCGAGGAGATAACGGAGCGGATCGACTGA
- a CDS encoding pyridoxal phosphate-dependent aminotransferase, translating into MTDFSRRVERVSISGIREVFEAAGEDAINLGLGQPDFPTPEHARQAAVDAIEAGKADAYTSNKGTRELREAISEKHARDNDLDVDPEDVIATAGGSEALHIALEAHVDEGEEVIFPDPGFVSYDALTHLAGGTPKPVELRDDLTMDPATVEEAITEDTAAFVVNSPANPTGAVQSAEDMREFARIANEHDVLCLSDEVYEHIVFDGEHRSPAEFDAGGNVVVVNACSKAYSMTGWRLGWVTGATDRIERMLRVHQYGQACASAPAQYAAEAALTGPQDPVDEMVAAFEERRDVLVEGLADIGLDCPTPSGAFYAMPEVPEGFVDEAIDRGVVIVPGEAFGEGGAGHARISYPVDVETLKEALEIMGEAYRAVR; encoded by the coding sequence ATGACCGACTTCTCACGACGCGTCGAGCGGGTGTCCATCTCGGGCATCCGCGAGGTGTTCGAGGCGGCCGGCGAGGACGCGATCAACCTCGGGCTGGGACAGCCCGACTTCCCGACGCCCGAGCACGCCCGCCAGGCGGCGGTCGACGCCATCGAGGCCGGGAAGGCGGACGCCTACACCTCCAACAAGGGGACCCGAGAGCTCCGGGAGGCCATCTCGGAGAAGCACGCGCGGGACAACGACCTCGACGTCGACCCGGAGGACGTCATCGCGACGGCCGGCGGCAGCGAGGCGCTGCACATCGCGCTGGAGGCCCACGTCGACGAGGGCGAGGAAGTGATCTTCCCCGACCCGGGATTCGTCTCCTACGACGCGCTGACCCACCTCGCCGGCGGGACGCCGAAGCCGGTCGAGCTACGGGACGACCTGACGATGGACCCCGCGACCGTGGAGGAGGCCATCACCGAGGACACCGCGGCGTTCGTGGTCAACAGCCCGGCCAACCCCACGGGCGCGGTCCAGTCCGCCGAGGACATGCGCGAGTTCGCCCGCATCGCGAACGAGCACGACGTCCTCTGTCTCAGCGACGAGGTGTACGAGCACATCGTCTTCGACGGCGAGCACCGCTCGCCCGCGGAGTTCGACGCGGGCGGCAACGTGGTAGTCGTCAACGCCTGCTCGAAGGCCTACTCGATGACGGGCTGGCGGCTGGGCTGGGTCACCGGCGCGACGGATCGCATCGAGCGCATGCTGCGGGTCCACCAGTACGGCCAGGCCTGCGCCTCCGCGCCCGCGCAGTACGCCGCCGAGGCCGCCCTCACCGGCCCGCAGGACCCGGTCGACGAGATGGTCGCCGCCTTCGAGGAGCGCCGGGACGTCCTCGTCGAGGGGCTGGCGGACATCGGTCTGGACTGTCCCACGCCCTCCGGCGCGTTCTACGCCATGCCCGAGGTCCCCGAGGGCTTCGTGGACGAGGCCATCGACCGCGGCGTCGTCATCGTCCCGGGGGAGGCCTTCGGCGAGGGCGGCGCCGGCCACGCGCGCATCTCCTACCCCGTCGACGTCGAGACGCTGAAGGAGGCCCTGGAGATCATGGGCGAGGCGTACCGGGCGGTGCGGTAG
- a CDS encoding metallophosphoesterase, translated as MEPTYRDRAVVLGDTLVLSDLHVGKGASNLELPVGGATDVVERFEALAERYEPEAVVFGGDLLHSFSTVPRSVRRTVDALAEACREAGARAVVTPGNHDTMLDAAWDGPTEREHRVGDAVVLHGHEPPEAEADLYVVGHDHPTVEIEGQRRACYLYAEDAYEGADVLMLPAFNRLLAGVDVGGMSAADFQSPLVTDADQFRPIVYDEGSEEPLEFPPLGEFRRML; from the coding sequence ATGGAGCCCACCTACCGGGACCGGGCGGTGGTCCTCGGCGACACGCTCGTGCTCTCGGACCTCCACGTCGGGAAGGGCGCCTCGAACCTGGAACTGCCCGTCGGCGGCGCGACCGACGTGGTCGAGCGCTTCGAGGCCCTCGCCGAGCGCTACGAGCCCGAGGCCGTGGTGTTTGGCGGGGACCTGCTGCACTCCTTCTCGACGGTCCCGCGGTCGGTCCGGCGCACGGTCGACGCGCTCGCCGAGGCCTGCCGCGAGGCGGGGGCCCGGGCCGTCGTGACGCCCGGGAACCACGACACGATGCTCGACGCCGCGTGGGACGGCCCCACCGAGCGCGAGCACCGGGTCGGCGACGCCGTCGTGCTCCACGGCCACGAGCCGCCGGAGGCCGAGGCCGACCTGTACGTCGTCGGCCACGACCACCCGACCGTCGAGATCGAGGGCCAGCGGCGGGCCTGCTACCTCTACGCCGAGGACGCCTACGAGGGAGCCGACGTGCTGATGCTGCCGGCGTTCAATCGCCTGCTGGCCGGCGTCGACGTCGGGGGGATGTCGGCCGCCGACTTCCAGTCGCCGCTGGTCACCGACGCCGATCAGTTCCGGCCGATCGTCTACGACGAGGGGAGCGAGGAGCCCCTGGAGTTCCCGCCGCTCGGGGAGTTCCGCCGGATGCTGTGA
- a CDS encoding NAD(P)/FAD-dependent oxidoreductase: MDYVVAGGGLAGLTAAAHLAESGADVTVFERADRVGGRVASRTVDGYTLERGFQVLFTAYPAVRRELDLDALDLRSFTPGATIARPGERSVLADPLGAPGEAIETLLNREVQFGDKLRVFRLQRALAGDEPGDVLRRGGSTTADYLVAQGFSRAFVESFAKPFFGGITLDRTLGTDSAVFEYTFKMMAEGRTAVPADGMGAIPAQLAERARAAGARIETGRAVDAVDANVNEADGADAAEGAGAAATVTVGGETVSADGVVVATDPSTARELTGVDAIPTEGRGCVTQYVSLPSGSRPETDRRLVLNAAGDRPNHVAPLSRVAPEYAPEGRELYAAVFLGTPEAGDAALFDEVRSTLSRWYPEASFADLEHVATDRIPFAQFDQPPGFLAGLPAPTAPSGPVVLAGDYTRWSSIQGALESGRIAAETVLERPPTR; the protein is encoded by the coding sequence ATGGACTACGTCGTCGCCGGCGGCGGACTGGCGGGGCTGACGGCGGCCGCGCACCTGGCCGAATCGGGCGCGGACGTGACGGTGTTCGAGCGCGCGGACCGCGTCGGCGGACGCGTCGCCTCCCGGACCGTCGACGGGTACACGCTGGAGAGGGGCTTCCAGGTGCTCTTCACCGCGTATCCCGCCGTCCGGCGGGAACTGGACCTCGACGCGCTGGACCTGCGCTCGTTCACCCCGGGCGCGACCATCGCCCGGCCGGGCGAGCGCTCCGTCCTGGCGGACCCGCTGGGTGCGCCGGGCGAGGCGATCGAGACGCTGCTCAACCGGGAGGTGCAGTTCGGCGACAAGCTCCGGGTGTTCCGGCTCCAGCGGGCGCTCGCCGGTGACGAGCCAGGCGACGTCCTCCGGCGGGGCGGGTCGACCACCGCCGACTACCTCGTCGCGCAGGGGTTCTCTCGGGCCTTCGTCGAGTCGTTCGCGAAGCCCTTCTTCGGCGGCATCACCCTCGACCGGACGCTGGGGACCGACAGCGCGGTGTTCGAGTACACGTTCAAGATGATGGCCGAAGGTCGCACCGCCGTGCCCGCCGACGGGATGGGTGCGATCCCGGCGCAACTGGCCGAGCGCGCCCGCGCGGCGGGCGCCCGGATCGAGACCGGTCGGGCGGTCGACGCCGTCGACGCGAACGTGAACGAGGCCGACGGAGCGGACGCCGCGGAGGGAGCAGGCGCGGCTGCGACCGTCACCGTCGGCGGGGAGACGGTGTCGGCCGACGGCGTCGTGGTGGCGACGGACCCGTCCACGGCGCGGGAGCTGACGGGGGTCGACGCGATCCCGACCGAGGGACGGGGCTGTGTCACCCAGTACGTGAGCCTGCCCTCGGGGAGCCGGCCGGAGACGGACCGTCGGCTCGTGCTGAACGCGGCCGGCGACCGCCCGAACCACGTCGCACCGCTGTCGCGGGTCGCCCCCGAGTACGCGCCGGAGGGCCGGGAGCTGTACGCCGCCGTCTTCCTCGGGACGCCGGAGGCGGGCGACGCGGCGCTGTTCGACGAGGTGCGGTCGACCCTCTCGCGGTGGTACCCCGAGGCGAGCTTCGCCGACCTGGAACACGTCGCCACGGACCGGATCCCGTTCGCGCAGTTCGACCAACCGCCGGGCTTCCTCGCGGGGCTGCCGGCCCCGACGGCGCCGTCCGGCCCGGTCGTGCTGGCGGGCGACTACACCCGCTGGTCGTCGATCCAGGGCGCGCTCGAGAGCGGGCGGATCGCCGCCGAGACGGTACTCGAGCGACCGCCGACGCGGTGA
- a CDS encoding fibronectin type III domain-containing protein — MSEQPHDDREESASNRSRPFDADRRDFMKLVGGHALAGAVVTAALSGPAAAVETASEISPGDGFTEVAPWLEEEDVDVYRIREPTRSEVEAAFHASGARVVVFETSGTIDLGGEELAITEDRCWVAGQTAPSPGITFVRGMLQVDANDCVVQHVRSRIGPGSDGNIQGNDSINTADGTENNVLDHVTASWGTDECLSVGYDTDNTTVTNCLVYEGLYDPYGDGSDHNYATLVGDGATNVTLAGNVWAKCRARLPRLKSETRSVVANNVMYFFNEATKLDGDTEAAVVGNAFIPQDLDDTVVDDGAAYFEDNVTEPESTPLTGGTERLSSPPLWPDGFDALSADGVVEHNLGNAGARPADRTANDERVVREIRDREGDAYTDSPYDYWIPRPDAVGGYPDLPANTHSLDVPDSGLRQWLSEWAAEVEGGSVPDDSPTPTPSEPDEPDETAPSTPTGLTVTDTTTSSITVEWDAASDRGGSGVDEYHVVYDIIHDGPDGDLGMTSRIVPAGTTSVTLEQVDSDTEYEITVSAVDGAGNESGAARVTASTDSEGTVEDRTGGRGPITVRGGGADVWNEADAFHYYYGQTGGDFDVAVRADSVEETDEYAKAGLMVRESLDPGATNAMVRRRPSSTGVQWRASADSATESTTSDEGESESEVSGGTTDHAWQRLVRSGDAIRAYSSPDGVEWTLLADLSLSLSDDVYVGLAVTSHAEGTLCTAEFDSLSGLQLTGNGDVGDVDAAGGVEDDGGDPYTPEPTVDGVEVGDPDGDGLYEDLNGNGEVDYDDVVTYFENMDGEAMTNDVEYFDYNGNGHVDFADLVELFGEV, encoded by the coding sequence ATGAGCGAGCAACCGCACGACGACCGAGAGGAATCGGCATCCAACCGTTCGAGACCGTTCGACGCGGATCGGCGCGACTTCATGAAGCTCGTCGGGGGCCACGCGCTCGCCGGCGCGGTGGTCACGGCGGCCCTGTCCGGACCGGCCGCCGCGGTGGAGACGGCCTCGGAGATATCGCCGGGCGACGGCTTCACCGAGGTCGCGCCGTGGCTCGAAGAGGAAGACGTCGACGTCTACCGGATACGGGAACCGACGCGCAGCGAGGTCGAGGCGGCCTTTCACGCGTCCGGCGCGCGCGTGGTCGTCTTCGAGACGAGCGGGACGATCGACCTCGGCGGCGAGGAACTGGCGATCACCGAGGACAGGTGCTGGGTCGCCGGCCAGACCGCGCCGTCGCCGGGCATCACGTTCGTCCGGGGGATGCTCCAGGTCGACGCGAACGACTGCGTCGTCCAGCACGTCCGCTCGCGCATCGGGCCGGGTTCGGACGGGAACATCCAGGGCAACGACTCGATCAACACCGCCGACGGCACCGAGAACAACGTCCTCGACCACGTCACCGCGTCGTGGGGGACCGACGAGTGTCTCTCGGTCGGCTACGACACCGACAACACGACCGTCACGAACTGCCTCGTCTACGAGGGGCTGTACGACCCCTACGGCGACGGCTCCGACCACAACTACGCCACGCTCGTCGGCGACGGAGCCACGAACGTGACGCTCGCGGGCAACGTCTGGGCGAAGTGCCGCGCCCGCCTGCCGCGGCTCAAGAGCGAGACGCGCAGCGTCGTCGCCAACAACGTGATGTACTTCTTCAACGAGGCGACGAAGCTCGACGGCGACACGGAGGCGGCCGTCGTCGGGAACGCCTTCATCCCGCAGGACCTCGACGACACGGTCGTCGACGACGGCGCGGCCTACTTCGAGGACAACGTCACCGAGCCGGAGTCGACGCCGCTGACCGGCGGCACCGAGCGGCTGTCGAGCCCGCCGCTGTGGCCCGACGGGTTCGACGCGCTGTCGGCCGACGGCGTGGTCGAGCACAACCTCGGGAACGCGGGCGCGCGGCCGGCCGACCGGACGGCGAACGACGAGCGGGTCGTCCGGGAAATCCGCGACCGCGAGGGCGACGCGTACACGGACTCGCCGTACGACTACTGGATCCCTCGCCCGGATGCCGTCGGCGGCTACCCTGACCTGCCGGCGAACACGCACTCGCTGGACGTGCCCGACAGCGGCCTGCGCCAGTGGCTGTCGGAGTGGGCCGCCGAGGTCGAAGGCGGATCGGTGCCCGACGACTCGCCGACTCCGACACCGAGCGAGCCCGACGAGCCCGACGAGACGGCGCCGTCGACGCCGACCGGTCTGACGGTCACGGACACGACAACCTCCTCGATCACCGTCGAGTGGGACGCCGCGAGCGACCGCGGCGGCTCCGGAGTCGACGAGTACCACGTGGTCTACGACATCATCCACGACGGGCCCGACGGCGACCTCGGCATGACCAGCCGGATCGTCCCGGCCGGGACGACGAGCGTGACGCTCGAACAGGTGGACTCGGACACCGAATACGAGATCACCGTCAGCGCCGTCGACGGCGCCGGCAACGAGTCCGGGGCGGCGAGGGTCACCGCGTCGACGGACTCGGAGGGCACCGTCGAGGACCGCACCGGCGGCCGCGGCCCGATCACCGTCCGGGGCGGCGGCGCGGACGTCTGGAACGAGGCGGACGCCTTCCACTACTACTACGGCCAGACCGGCGGCGACTTCGACGTCGCCGTCAGGGCCGACTCGGTCGAGGAGACCGACGAGTACGCCAAAGCCGGCCTGATGGTCCGCGAGTCGCTCGACCCCGGCGCGACCAACGCCATGGTCCGCCGCCGCCCGAGTTCGACGGGCGTCCAGTGGCGGGCCAGCGCCGACAGCGCGACCGAGAGCACCACCTCCGACGAGGGCGAGTCCGAGAGCGAGGTGTCTGGCGGAACGACCGACCACGCCTGGCAGCGGCTCGTTCGGTCCGGCGACGCCATCCGGGCCTACTCCTCGCCCGACGGCGTCGAGTGGACGCTGCTCGCCGACCTGTCCCTGTCGCTGTCCGACGACGTCTACGTCGGGCTCGCGGTCACGAGCCACGCCGAGGGGACGCTGTGTACCGCCGAGTTCGACAGCCTCAGCGGCCTGCAGCTGACGGGCAACGGTGACGTCGGCGACGTTGACGCCGCCGGCGGCGTCGAAGACGACGGTGGAGACCCGTACACTCCGGAGCCGACCGTCGACGGCGTCGAGGTCGGTGACCCAGACGGCGACGGCCTGTACGAGGACCTCAACGGCAACGGCGAGGTCGACTACGACGACGTCGTCACCTACTTCGAGAACATGGACGGCGAGGCGATGACGAACGACGTCGAGTACTTCGACTACAACGGCAACGGCCACGTCGACTTCGCCGACCTCGTGGAACTGTTCGGCGAGGTGTAG